A window of the Marinifilum sp. JC120 genome harbors these coding sequences:
- a CDS encoding RND transporter has protein sequence MNIFYNVLEKVIRSVWGLVRKAPVAIVICAVLLAAACAVSSALWLKLDSDQDNLISHDLPFQKRNIEQIKNFGDQEYMFVVIKTGGSEAGKQKAAKFAGTLATKLKKRPDLVKEVHYAMSARDMGPGVLMFASPDELRQFVTLARDFGPLGREWFEAPGLSRFLDMTAGLLSGENGGGADPEMFGPFMGAVDNLVSEMQASLVSGPALETLNAPVFDLDKAGIQYFFTRNGKLLIMRILPKKDFRVMDVIGPSLNFVRSSLETVRTEFPEVEAGLTGRPVLSADEMHTTDQDMTIAAIISVVVVGLMFMFILHGWLRPMLVMGSLFCAMAWTFGFTLVTLGSLNLLSIVFALVLVGIGVDFGIHIVMRYVEASASGLSPDEAVEKALMHTGPGVLLGGITSVCAFYAVLGQEFVGLAELGLVGGTGIIFCLISMLTVLPSMMLIAGRRNWFPSSQPRMATMPFMEKIISRPVTVLLVFGALTALAFSGFQKAGFNYNLLDLQAEGLESVEYEHVLINDSDESTWFAVMTRPDLESVKSLIAELKQVPSVGRIESILDFLPEGQQEKAEILRGEAEALQGINLEARNSYLVPSEVTASLENLIESLEGLEEKLFSAGAKKELQQVTDIIDRADSCLEILEKNPADAVNLTPLQARLVSELSSSFAWLKEIMEVQSVTPDDLPEHLRSLYVGKDGSFMVKISAVENVWDFDKLTEFVADLRKIDPNVTGVPVVVLESSLLMRETFLEAAGLTIILVSIILFLSSFSIAYVLLTLVPLFAGIFWLLEVMGITGLSFNLANFFAIPVLIAIGVDGGVHFLARWKELSPGERLYHTSTPVAVGLSFCTTMIGFGGLLLAHHRGLASLGGIMVTGSATCLVGCMVVLPAVFRLIERIKGK, from the coding sequence GTGAATATTTTTTACAATGTTTTAGAGAAAGTCATCCGCTCCGTTTGGGGGCTGGTCCGTAAGGCTCCTGTAGCCATTGTCATCTGCGCCGTTTTGCTGGCTGCTGCCTGCGCTGTTTCTTCCGCCCTTTGGCTTAAGTTGGACAGCGATCAGGATAACCTCATTTCCCACGATCTTCCTTTTCAGAAACGTAATATCGAGCAGATTAAAAATTTCGGTGATCAGGAATATATGTTTGTGGTCATCAAGACCGGGGGCAGTGAAGCTGGTAAGCAGAAAGCTGCAAAGTTTGCAGGTACACTTGCCACAAAGCTGAAAAAACGTCCTGATCTGGTCAAGGAAGTTCATTACGCCATGTCCGCCCGTGACATGGGGCCGGGGGTGCTCATGTTTGCTTCTCCGGACGAGCTGCGCCAGTTCGTGACCCTTGCCCGTGATTTCGGTCCGTTGGGCCGGGAATGGTTTGAGGCTCCGGGTTTGTCCCGTTTTCTGGACATGACCGCAGGGCTACTTTCCGGTGAAAATGGCGGCGGTGCTGATCCGGAAATGTTCGGTCCGTTCATGGGTGCAGTGGATAATCTTGTGAGCGAGATGCAGGCCTCTCTTGTTTCCGGTCCGGCTCTTGAAACTTTGAACGCTCCGGTGTTCGATCTGGACAAGGCCGGAATTCAGTATTTCTTCACTCGCAACGGCAAGCTTTTGATCATGCGCATTCTGCCCAAAAAGGATTTCCGGGTTATGGATGTGATCGGGCCTTCGCTGAATTTTGTGCGTTCTTCGCTTGAAACAGTACGTACCGAATTCCCGGAAGTAGAGGCTGGACTCACCGGACGTCCGGTTCTTTCCGCTGATGAGATGCACACTACGGATCAGGATATGACCATCGCCGCCATCATTTCAGTGGTAGTGGTGGGACTTATGTTCATGTTTATCCTGCACGGCTGGCTGCGGCCCATGCTGGTTATGGGCTCGCTTTTTTGCGCCATGGCCTGGACCTTCGGGTTTACGCTGGTGACGCTGGGCAGTCTGAATCTGCTCTCCATTGTTTTCGCCCTTGTGCTGGTTGGTATCGGAGTGGACTTCGGTATCCATATTGTTATGCGTTATGTTGAGGCCTCCGCTTCAGGCCTGTCCCCGGACGAGGCCGTGGAGAAAGCTCTGATGCATACCGGTCCCGGAGTTTTGCTGGGCGGTATTACTTCGGTATGTGCTTTTTACGCTGTACTCGGACAGGAATTTGTGGGCTTAGCCGAGCTTGGTCTTGTGGGCGGAACGGGTATTATTTTTTGCTTGATCTCCATGCTTACCGTGCTGCCGTCAATGATGCTTATCGCAGGACGACGCAACTGGTTTCCGTCCTCCCAACCGCGTATGGCGACCATGCCGTTCATGGAAAAAATTATTTCCCGTCCGGTGACTGTGCTGCTTGTTTTCGGTGCGTTAACTGCGTTGGCTTTTTCGGGATTCCAGAAAGCCGGATTCAATTACAATCTGTTGGATTTACAAGCTGAAGGTCTTGAATCCGTTGAGTACGAACATGTGTTGATCAACGATTCCGATGAATCCACATGGTTTGCGGTCATGACCCGGCCGGACCTTGAATCAGTGAAATCTCTGATCGCAGAACTTAAACAGGTTCCGTCGGTGGGGCGTATTGAGTCCATTCTTGATTTCCTTCCCGAAGGACAGCAGGAAAAAGCTGAAATTTTGCGCGGCGAGGCTGAGGCTTTGCAAGGAATTAATCTTGAAGCCCGCAATTCCTATCTTGTACCCTCAGAAGTGACGGCTTCCCTTGAGAATCTGATTGAATCTCTTGAGGGTCTTGAGGAAAAGCTTTTTTCTGCCGGGGCCAAAAAAGAATTACAGCAGGTTACGGACATTATTGACCGTGCGGATTCTTGTCTTGAAATATTAGAGAAGAACCCTGCGGATGCGGTTAATCTGACCCCGCTTCAGGCACGGTTGGTCAGTGAGCTTTCAAGCTCCTTTGCGTGGCTTAAAGAGATTATGGAAGTGCAGTCCGTTACCCCGGATGACCTGCCCGAGCATTTACGCTCCCTTTACGTAGGCAAGGACGGCAGTTTCATGGTCAAGATTTCCGCGGTGGAAAATGTCTGGGATTTTGACAAACTGACCGAATTCGTGGCCGACCTGCGCAAGATTGATCCCAATGTGACCGGAGTTCCGGTGGTGGTCCTTGAATCTTCTCTGCTCATGCGTGAGACATTTCTTGAGGCTGCCGGACTGACTATCATTCTGGTTTCAATAATTCTGTTCCTCAGCTCTTTCAGTATTGCTTATGTGCTTTTGACCCTTGTTCCTCTTTTTGCCGGGATATTCTGGCTGCTGGAGGTTATGGGAATTACCGGACTGAGCTTTAATTTAGCCAATTTCTTTGCTATTCCTGTACTTATCGCCATCGGTGTTGACGGCGGAGTTCATTTTCTGGCCCGTTGGAAAGAGCTTTCCCCAGGGGAGCGTCTCTACCATACCAGCACCCCGGTGGCTGTGGGACTTAGTTTTTGCACCACCATGATCGGGTTCGGCGGATTGCTGTTGGCTCACCATCGCGGTCTTGCCTCGCTGGGTGGGATTATGGTTACCGGTTCTGCTACCTGCCTTGTGGGTTGCATGGTGGTCCTGCCCGCCGTGTTCAGACTGATTGAAAGGATTAAAGGAAAATAG
- a CDS encoding aspartate aminotransferase family protein, with protein MSSEIVKEYRNRKAEAYELHRKYVNPQFVRVLEVIGYDRNYVSSEGAYLTDAKGVKVLDFLSGFGVYNIGRNHPYVADVLKEVMGEKTASIVQMDLGVMSGMLAEKLAKLAPGNLEAVFFTNSGTEGVEGALKFARQASGKHKLVHCHHAFHGLTLGSLSVNANREFRDRNEPLLPDCVPVPFNDLEALEEALKGGDVGAFIFETVQGKGVFVPDDGYLEGVRELCDKYGTYMVADEVQCGMGRTGKMFAVDHWGVQPDILVISKALSGGYIPVGAVITTREIHGKIFDSMERCFAHSNTFGQNDLAMAAGLATIEILEKENLAENAARMGQRIEEGMQKLADKYEMLTEVRAKGLMIGMQFGEPKSMALKASWKLLHKMNDDLFCQMITMPLLEKHNILSQVAGHGLDTVKILPPLMINDEDVDKFLAAMDDVLKEAHKITGSAWKTVKDLGIRTAKTS; from the coding sequence TTCTTGAAGTTATCGGATATGACCGCAATTATGTCTCTTCCGAGGGAGCTTACCTCACCGATGCCAAGGGTGTTAAGGTGCTCGATTTTCTGTCTGGATTCGGGGTGTACAATATCGGTCGCAACCATCCATATGTTGCCGATGTACTTAAGGAAGTAATGGGCGAAAAAACTGCCAGCATCGTACAGATGGACCTTGGGGTTATGTCCGGCATGCTGGCTGAAAAGCTTGCTAAGCTTGCTCCCGGTAACCTCGAGGCTGTTTTTTTCACTAATTCCGGTACCGAAGGAGTTGAAGGGGCATTGAAGTTTGCCCGTCAGGCCAGCGGTAAGCATAAGCTGGTCCATTGCCATCACGCTTTTCACGGGCTGACTCTCGGTTCACTGTCTGTAAATGCCAACCGGGAATTCAGGGATCGCAACGAGCCGCTTTTGCCCGACTGTGTACCTGTGCCTTTCAATGATCTTGAGGCTTTGGAAGAAGCCCTCAAGGGCGGTGATGTGGGCGCATTTATTTTTGAAACCGTGCAGGGCAAGGGTGTTTTCGTGCCCGATGACGGTTATCTTGAAGGTGTGCGTGAGCTTTGCGACAAATACGGAACTTACATGGTCGCTGATGAAGTTCAGTGTGGTATGGGCCGGACCGGGAAAATGTTTGCTGTTGACCATTGGGGTGTGCAGCCTGACATTCTGGTTATTTCCAAGGCCCTTTCCGGCGGTTACATTCCTGTTGGAGCAGTCATCACCACCCGTGAGATTCATGGTAAGATTTTTGATTCCATGGAACGTTGTTTTGCCCATTCCAACACCTTCGGCCAGAATGATTTGGCCATGGCAGCCGGACTGGCAACCATTGAGATTCTTGAGAAAGAGAATCTGGCTGAAAATGCAGCCAGAATGGGGCAGCGGATTGAAGAAGGGATGCAGAAGCTTGCCGATAAGTACGAAATGCTGACCGAAGTCCGTGCCAAAGGACTGATGATCGGTATGCAGTTCGGCGAGCCTAAATCCATGGCTCTTAAGGCCAGCTGGAAGCTGCTGCATAAGATGAATGACGATCTTTTTTGCCAGATGATCACCATGCCGCTGCTGGAAAAACACAACATCCTTAGTCAGGTGGCCGGGCATGGTCTTGATACTGTGAAAATTCTGCCTCCGCTGATGATCAACGATGAGGATGTGGATAAATTCCTCGCCGCCATGGATGATGTGCTCAAAGAAGCGCACAAGATTACCGGGTCCGCCTGGAAAACCGTGAAGGACCTCGGAATCCGTACTGCTAAGACTTCATAG